From Mytilus galloprovincialis chromosome 9, xbMytGall1.hap1.1, whole genome shotgun sequence, the proteins below share one genomic window:
- the LOC143044385 gene encoding zinc finger CCHC domain-containing protein 24-like — protein sequence MTGMIETNYQYPQMVMNWGVYLTMPDGQGGVPQAGQSLYSDPWSSPVSTVNSVNTVTSLLKTGQNYFGTDAWSSMQLNGINPAPFHTHQLSPYGSINDLVDHFSDLTLDRKPNKRPPSTYLCHLCFTKGHYIKDCPQARPKGEGLTPYQGKKRCFGEYKCTKCKRKWMSGNSWANMGQECIKCHILVYPHKQRPLEKPDGLDVSDQSKVHPQHLCEKCKMLGFYCRRN from the exons ATGACAGGCATGATCGAGACCAATTATCAATATCCCCAGATGGTAATGAACTGGGGTGTGTACCTTACTATGCCCGACGGGCAGGGTGGGGTACCACAGGCTGGACAAAGCCTCTATAGTGATCCATGGTCAAGCCCAGTTTCGACAGTAAACAGCGTTAACACCGTAACTTCGCTGTTAAAAACTGGACAAAATTATTTCGGAACCGACGCCTGGTCATCGATGCAACTGAATGGAATAAATCCG gCACCATTCCACACACACCAGCTTTCACCTTATGGGTCTATAAACGATCTAGTGGACCATTTCAGTGACCTAACATTAGACCGCAAACCAAACAAAAGACCACCATCTACATATTTGTGTCATCTCTGCTTTACAAAGGGACACTACATCAAAGACTGTCCTCAG GCTAGGCCTAAGGGCGAAGGATTGACTCCATATCAGGGTAAAAAGAGATGCTTCGGAGAATACAAATGTACTAAGTGCAAGAGGAAATGGATGAGTGGTAATTCGTGGGCAAACATGGGCCAAGAATGTATAAAGTGTCATATTCTGGTGTATCCCCATAAACAG agACCCCTAGAGAAGCCTGACGGATTAGACGTTAGTGATCAGAGTAAGGTGCATCCTCAACATCTCTGTGAGAAATGCAAGATGTTGGGTTTCTATTGTAGAAGAAATTAA